In a genomic window of Cydia fagiglandana chromosome 8, ilCydFagi1.1, whole genome shotgun sequence:
- the LOC134666506 gene encoding NADH-cytochrome b5 reductase 2 isoform X2 has protein sequence MSLNFNSKLVLPIVIAVGSTVVLATVIANCLWGKKKAKSKNPVTLVDPNAKYALPLIEREEISHDTRRFRFGLPSKDHVLGLPIGQHIHLSVKLADDLVIRAYTPVSSDEEKGYVDLVIKVYFKNVHPKFPDGGKMSQHLENMKLGETIDVRGPSGRLQYVGNGQFLIKKLRKDPPTKVVVKKLNMIAGGTGITPMLQLIRHICSDVNDHTELRLLFANQTEEDILLRNELENYANNYPNQFKLWYTIDRADPGWKYRTGFINDEMIGAHMFPAGEDTLVLMCGPPPMINFACTPALEKLGFKEHLRFAY, from the exons atgagtttaaatttcaaCAGCAAACTT GTTTTGCCTATAGTTATTGCTGTTGGTTCTACGGTAGTCCTAGCGACGGTGATAGCTAATTGTCTATGGGGCAAGAAGAAGGCCAAAAGCAAGAACCCGGTGACCCTTGTGGATCCCAATGCGAAATACGCACTGCCGCTCATAGAACGAGAGGAGATCAGTCACGACACACGACGGTTCCGGTTTGGATTGCCAAGCAAAGATCATGTATTAG GTTTGCCCATAGGACAGCACATCCACTTATCAGTGAAGCTGGCTGATGATCTGGTCATCAGAGCATATACCCCTGTGTCCAGTGATGAAGAAAAAGGATATGTGGATCTGGTTATTAAG GTGTACTTCAAAAATGTGCACCCGAAATTCCCCGACGGCGGCAAGATGTCCCAACACTTGGAAAACATGAAGCTCGGAGAAACGATCGACGTGCGGGGACCCTCAGGGCGTCTGCAGTACGTCGGCAATGGCCAGTTCCTCATAAAGAAACTTAGGAAGGACCCGCCTACCAAAGTGGTTGTTAAGAAGTTGAATATGATCGCTG gtggcaccgGTATCACTCCCATGCTGCAGCTGATCCGCCATATCTGCAGCGACGTCAACGACCACACGGAACTCCGGCTGCTGTTCGCCAACCAGACTGAGGAGGACATCCTGTTGAGGAACGAGCTTGAGAACTACGCTAACAACTACCCTAACCAGTTCAAGCTGTGGTACACCATTGATAGGGCTGACCCAG GGTGGAAATACAGAACGGGATTCATAAACGACGAAATGATCGGCGCACACATGTTCCCTGCGGGCGAAGACACGCTGGTGCTGATGTGCGGGCCGCCGCCCATGATCAACTTCGCCTGCACGCCGGCGCTCGAGAAGCTCGGCTTCAAGGAACACCTGCGCTTCGCCTATTAA
- the LOC134666506 gene encoding NADH-cytochrome b5 reductase 2 isoform X1, producing the protein MSNLEVETADLLDSVPVLPIVIAVGSTVVLATVIANCLWGKKKAKSKNPVTLVDPNAKYALPLIEREEISHDTRRFRFGLPSKDHVLGLPIGQHIHLSVKLADDLVIRAYTPVSSDEEKGYVDLVIKVYFKNVHPKFPDGGKMSQHLENMKLGETIDVRGPSGRLQYVGNGQFLIKKLRKDPPTKVVVKKLNMIAGGTGITPMLQLIRHICSDVNDHTELRLLFANQTEEDILLRNELENYANNYPNQFKLWYTIDRADPGWKYRTGFINDEMIGAHMFPAGEDTLVLMCGPPPMINFACTPALEKLGFKEHLRFAY; encoded by the exons ATGAGTAACCTGGAAGTTGAAACAGCAGATCTTTTAGACAGTGTGCCA GTTTTGCCTATAGTTATTGCTGTTGGTTCTACGGTAGTCCTAGCGACGGTGATAGCTAATTGTCTATGGGGCAAGAAGAAGGCCAAAAGCAAGAACCCGGTGACCCTTGTGGATCCCAATGCGAAATACGCACTGCCGCTCATAGAACGAGAGGAGATCAGTCACGACACACGACGGTTCCGGTTTGGATTGCCAAGCAAAGATCATGTATTAG GTTTGCCCATAGGACAGCACATCCACTTATCAGTGAAGCTGGCTGATGATCTGGTCATCAGAGCATATACCCCTGTGTCCAGTGATGAAGAAAAAGGATATGTGGATCTGGTTATTAAG GTGTACTTCAAAAATGTGCACCCGAAATTCCCCGACGGCGGCAAGATGTCCCAACACTTGGAAAACATGAAGCTCGGAGAAACGATCGACGTGCGGGGACCCTCAGGGCGTCTGCAGTACGTCGGCAATGGCCAGTTCCTCATAAAGAAACTTAGGAAGGACCCGCCTACCAAAGTGGTTGTTAAGAAGTTGAATATGATCGCTG gtggcaccgGTATCACTCCCATGCTGCAGCTGATCCGCCATATCTGCAGCGACGTCAACGACCACACGGAACTCCGGCTGCTGTTCGCCAACCAGACTGAGGAGGACATCCTGTTGAGGAACGAGCTTGAGAACTACGCTAACAACTACCCTAACCAGTTCAAGCTGTGGTACACCATTGATAGGGCTGACCCAG GGTGGAAATACAGAACGGGATTCATAAACGACGAAATGATCGGCGCACACATGTTCCCTGCGGGCGAAGACACGCTGGTGCTGATGTGCGGGCCGCCGCCCATGATCAACTTCGCCTGCACGCCGGCGCTCGAGAAGCTCGGCTTCAAGGAACACCTGCGCTTCGCCTATTAA
- the LOC134666508 gene encoding proton-coupled amino acid transporter-like protein pathetic: MSNSYDMKAFSSTAIITENGVFPSTISINTINTKCKENNNDPEKNEYEPFQNRKLQYPNSDLRSFANLLKSSLGSGILAMPAAFKNSGTLVGIFGTIILGYICTHCVYLLVKTSQDVSKVAKVPSLGYAETVEAVFATGPRPLRRLSKASRIFIDWAMAFTILGACAVYVILLVDSVKQIVDFFYEDNNLSVYMYYLIFLVPLLAFTQIRNLKYLAPFSGVANILLVATFLICSYYICSDFPDLSQRPMSVDIGKLPLFIGTVIFAMEGIGVVLPVENTMAKPQHFLGCPGVLNITMTVVVLLYMIMGFLGYVKYGEASEGSITLNLPTSEIPALMAKSFIVVAIFFTYTLQFYVPMEIVWRNTKGYLGQKHHNLGQSVMRAVFATLTVIAAATLPRLDQVIGLEGAFFYSFLGLIVPSIIDLIFHWERGLGKYYWILVKDVILIIFGCFVLFTGVTQSVREIIRTS; encoded by the exons GGCAATTATAACAGAAAATGGGGTATTCCCATCAACAATATCCATCAACACAATCAACACCAAAtgtaaagagaataataatgaCCCGGAGAAGAACGAATATGAACCATTCCAAAACAGAAAACTACAATATCCTAATTC AGATTTAAGGTCATTCGCAAATCTGCTCAAGTCGTCCCTTGGGTCCGGTATATTAGCCATGCCAGCTGCCTTTAAGAATTCCGGAACTCTTGTCGGAATATTCGGAACCATCATCCTGGGCTACATCTGTACACATTGTGTATATTTACTG GTCAAAACTTCACAAGACGTCTCAAAAGTGGCTAAGGTGCCATCCCTGGGTTACGCAGAAACCGTGGAAGCGGTCTTCGCGACAGGACCAAGGCCTTTGAGAAGATTGTCTAAGGCGTCAAG GATATTTATAGATTGGGCGATGGCGTTTACCATACTTGGCGCCTGTGCGGTATACGTCATCCTACTGGTGGACTCTGTTAAACAG ATAGTCGACTTCTTCTACGAGGACAACAACTTGAGCGTGTACATGTATTACCTGATATTCCTAGTACCACTTTTGGCCTTTACCCAAATAAGGAACCTCAAGTACTTGGCCCCCTTCTCGGGTGTCGCAAATATTCTACTTGTAGCGACATTTCTCATTTGCTCTTACTACATCTGTTCAGACTTCCCGGACCTGAGCCAGCGTCCTATGTCTGTAGATATTGGAAAACTGCCACTGTTTATCGG TACAGTGATTTTTGCCATGGAGGGCATCGGCGTAGTGCTCCCGGTTGAGAACACCATGGCCAAACCTCAACATTTCCTGGGTTGCCCAGGGGTCCTCAACATCACCATGACGGTCGTGGTGCTCCTATACATGATTATGGGTTTCCTGGGATATGTTAAATATGGAGAAGCCTCAGAGGGCAGTATCACGCTAAATCTGCCTACGAGTGAAAT CCCAGCATTGATGGCAAAGAGTTTTATTGTGGTGGCCATCTTCTTCACCTATACTCTTCAATTCTACGTCCCCATGGAAATCGTGTGGCGCAACACTAAAGGATACTTGGGGCAAAAACACCATAACCTGGGACAAAGCGTCATGCGAGCAGTGTTTGCTACCCTTACTG TGATAGCGGCGGCAACGCTGCCTCGCCTAGATCAAGTAATCGGATTAGAAGGAGCATTCTTCTATTCCTTCCTTGGCCTCATCGTCCCATCTATCATAGACCTCATCTTCCACTGGGAGCGAGGGCTAGGCAAATATTACTGGATACTAGTGAAGGATGTCATTCTTATCATATTTGGGTGCTTCGTGTTGTTCACTGGAGTAACCCAGAGTGTTAGAGAAATTATCAGAACTAGTTAG